GTTCGAGATAGGCATCATTATGCGCCATGTGATGAAAAACTTTATTTAAGCAAATACCATCATTACCAAATGAATTGAATGCATACAATACACTTACCACAACAAAAAGTGGTATTAAAAAATTTTCTATTATTTTGCTCATGTCGGGTCCCTCTACTTTTATAACCCCAGTTACTACCCTTCCCTGAGAAAAATAATATCATTTATAATATCAAATAGTCAATAACATGTTTTTATGATTTACAAAACAACGCTTAAGCTGTATTAATGTAATAAGTTTTTTAATTCTTATTGACAGAAAAAAGACCAATGGGCTCAACAACATACGAAAGTCTATGCGAACATTCCCATGCACGTAAAAAATCGATCAAAGGATAGCGTTTAAACACTTCTGTATCACTCTCGCAGGCTGGATCATGGCACAACACATCTCGGCTTTCACTATCCCACCCAACAACAACCATAAGATGTCCATGTGGAAAAGGTTTTAATGCGCCAGGCAATGTTCCACGAACACTCACAATAACCGGCATGCCTTGCACTAATTGTTGGTGTAAATCAGCAAATGCGTTCATACGTCTCACAAAAAAATTAAACTTACCACCACATACTTCAAATGCATGTGCCATATTACACGGCCAACTTCCATACACGTTCAGCCCTGAGTCAAA
The nucleotide sequence above comes from Candidatus Babeliales bacterium. Encoded proteins:
- a CDS encoding C39 family peptidase, with the protein product WIKVEPQKSASLSLIHSFSVALSDFTIFKAESHKNIDNSLQSVHVIGMPSIAQFALDHEDNSRICSPTSCAMLVDFLIGHTTDPLDFAAKAFDSGLNVYGSWPCNMAHAFEVCGGKFNFFVRRMNAFADLHQQLVQGMPVIVSVRGTLPGALKPFPHGHLMVVVGWDSESRDVLCHDPACESDTEVFKRYPLIDFLRAWECSHRLSYVVEPIGLFSVNKN